TGCGCGTACAGATTCAGCACGCCCGCGAAGCAGAGCCCGCTGAGCACGTCCTTGCGCTCCGCGATCCACGCCACCGACTCGACGTGCAGCGGGTGCAGCGCGAAGAGCCCCGCGGCGAACGCGCTTCGCCCGAGCGCGCCGGTCATGCGCAGGAAGGCGCGGAAGAGCAGCAGCGTCGCGAGCACGTGCAGCGCGAGGCTCGTGCGGTGGTGCCCGACCGCGTCGAGGCCGAAGAGCTCGACGTCGAGCATGTGCGAGACCCAGGTGAGCGGGTGCCAGTTGTGCGCGGCCATCGCGGAGAGCGCCCAGCGCAGCGACTCGAGCGAGAGCCCCGACTTCACGCGCGAGTTCGCGGTCACGTAGACGTTGTCGTCCCAGTTCACGAACTCGAAGCCGGCGAAGCTGCCGTAGGCGGCGACGGTCGCGAGCGCGAGGGCCGCGGCGGTTCCCGCGACCCGAAGCGCTCGTTCCGCCGGCGGGCTCAATGCCGGTGCCTCGCGTCTATCCGCGCGGCAGCGTGAAGTAGAACGTCGCGCCCTGGCCGGGATCCGACTCGACCCAGATCCGTCCGCCGTGCCGTTCGAGGATGCGGCGGCAGATTGCGAGCCCCACGCCCGTGCCGGGAAGCTCGCCGCCGTGCAGGCGCTCGAAGACGCGGAAGATGGTCTCGTGGTGCTGGGCCGGAATGCCGATTCCGTTGTCGCGCACGTAGACGAGCACGTCGCGCTCGCGCGGCTCCGCGCCGATGCAGATGATCGGGCGCGAGCCGCTGCGGAAGCGCAGCGCGTTCGCCACCAGGTTCTGGAACACGCGCGCGATCTGGATCGGGTCGGCGTTCACGCGCGCGAGCCCGTCGATCTTGACCTCGGCGTCGCACTCGCCGATCGCGGGCCGCAGGTTCTCGAGCGCCCACTCGACCGCCTGCGCGAGCTCCGTCGGCTCGACGGCCAGATGGACCGCGCTCGATGCCGCATAGTCGACCAGGTCGCGAAGCAGGTCGCGCATGTGCGAGACCTGCCGCAGCGCCAGGCCCAGGTCCGAAGACTCGCCCGCCAGCGCGAGCTTCAAGAGCTGCTCGATGCTGCGCAGCGGCTCCTGAAGATCGTGCGCGCCCGCGAGAGCGACCTCTTCGAGCTCGCCACTCACGGTCTCGAGCTTCGCCGCGTCGGCCCGGGCCAGCTCGCGCGCCTCGACCAGATCGTCGATCTCGAATACCGAGCCCACGAAGCCCGAGAGCTCCTCCTTGGCGTCGAAGCCGGGAAGCGCCGAGATTCGCACCCAGCGGTGCACCCCCGACGCCGTGCAGACGCGCAGGTCGACCTCGAACGCGTCGGGCTCCTCGAGCGCGGCCGCGAACGTCGCCGCCCAGACGCCGCGGTCCTCCGGGTGGATGCGCTCGGTCCAACCGAGGCCACGAGCCGCATTCTCGGAGAGACCCAGGTACGCGAGAAAGCGCCGGGTGAAGTGAGTGAAGCTCCCGCGTGAGTCGGTCTTGAAGAGCATGGCCGGCGCGCGCGAGGCGTCGGCCGGCGCCGCGGGCAAGAGCTCGAGCAGCTCGACGAGCGCGGCCGACAGCACGGCGCTCGACGCGCTCTCGCTCGCGAGCATCGTGCAGAAGCGCAGCGTTCGCGCGCGCTCCACGGCCTCGGCGTCGCCGTGTTGCACGAGCAGAAGCGCCGGCACGGTCGAGCCGCGCGCGCGTCGCTCGCGCAGCACGTCGAGCGCGCCGTGGCCGCCGCTGGCCAGATCGATCACGATCGCCGCTGGCTCCGCCTTCGCGAGCTCGCCGCGGAGCTCCGCGAGCGACCCCGCGCGCACGAGCTCCGCCGGGACCCCCGAGATGCGGACGTCCCCCGGATACGACACGACGCGCAGCGGCGCGCGCCCGACTCCCTCACCCACGCCGCCAGCTTAGGACACGATCCGGAATTCGCGTAGCCCTACCCCCCGAGCTCGCCGCGCAAATAGCGGCGCCATGCGCCCTCCGCGAAGCCGTCCGCCGAGAGTCCGTAGCGCGCGAAGTAGCGCTCCAGATTGCGCACGTCGCGGAGCAGATGCGGAAGGCCGTCGCGACTCGCGTGCAGGTCGACCGACTGCGGCACGTCGATGATCACGGGCCGCTCCTGCCACCAGAGCACGTTGTACGCCGACAGGTCGCCGTGCACCCGGTGCAGGTCGAGCATGCGCTCGACGTCCTGGAGCAGCCGCGCCAGCGCCGCGCGCGCCTGCTCGATCGTGAGCTCGACGTGGCGCAGCTGCGGCGCCGGGCCCTCGCGATCGCCGACGTACTCCATCAGGATCGCGTCGTCCGAGGCCGCCAGCGCGCTCGGCACGCTGACGCCCGCGTCGTGCAGGGCGCAGAGCGTCTCCCATTCCCAGTCGATCCAGGCGTGGTGCGCCATGCGCCGGCCCTTCTCGGTGGGGGCCTTCATCGCGCGCCCCTTGCGAGCGTCGAGCACGACGCGCGCGCTCGCGTAGTCCCGCGCGTGCGCGAACGCGCGGAACTTCTGCGCCCGGTACACCTTCGCCGCCAGAAGCTCGACGCCCGTCGAGGCGTCGGCGGCGCAGCAGTACACCGTCGCCTCCTTGCCGTCTCCGATCACGCCGAGCACGTCCGTGATCAGGCCCTGCCCGCCGAACTCGCGCAGAACCGCGGCCTTCTCCTGGTCCGCGAGCATTCCGCGCGTGAACGCCGCGCCGGACAACCTCGAGCCGATCCGCTCCTTCGACACTCCGATCTCCAAGGCGAGGACGAAAAAAAACGAGCCGCAGGCCCACGCCTGCGACTCGCCGGATTCCTCGCCAGAAGATCGGTCTGCGAACCTACCCGATCCGTCGGCTCCGCCGGAGGCATGAGCACCCGTCGCAAACGAATCGCGCAGTCATCTCGAGCCTCCTTCCGCCCCGGGGATCGGGGCAGCGCCATCCTAGCCCACCGGCGAGGCGAGGGCCGCCCCGAGCCGAGCCCCGCAAGCGCCGCGAAGCCGCGCGCGCAGTGAGCCGAAGGCGAACGTAGTCAATGGGAAGTGGGCCCTCCGGGGTTCGAACCCGGGACCAACCGGTTATGAGCCGGCCGCTCTCACCACTGAGCTAAGGGCCCGAGAGGATCAGTACGGCGCGAGCTTCGCGCGTATGGAATCGACGGTGCTCTTGTAGTCGGCGGTCTTGAAGAACGCCGCTCCCATCACGAACACGCGCGCGCCGTGCAGCGCCACGCTCTCGATCGTGTCCGGGCCGATTCCGCCGTCGACGACCAGGTCGATCTCGCGGCGGTCGCGGTCGATCCACTTCCGGATCTCGCGGATCTTCGGAAGGGTGGACGCGATGAACTTCTGGCCGCCGAAGCCCGGGTTCACGGTCATGACCAGGACCTGATCCACCATTCCCATCACCGGCTCGATCGCGGCTGCCGGCGTGGCGGGGTTCAGCACCACGCACGGCCGTACGCCGAGCTTTCGGATCCGCTCCAGCGTGCGGTGCAGGTGCGTGCAGGCCTCGACGTGGACGCCGAGCGCCGTCGCGCCCGCGGCCACGAACGCCTCGAGCAGGTGGTCGGGCTCGCGCACCATCAGGTGCACGTCGACCGGGAGCTTGGTCACCTTCGCGACCGCCGCGACGACGTCGGGGCCGATGGTCAGGTTGGGCACGAAGTGGCCGTCCATCACGTCCAGGTGCATCCAGTCCGCGCCGGCGCGCTCGGCGGCTCGCACCTCTTCGGCCAGCCGCCCGAAGTCGGCCGAGAGGATCGACGGCGCGATCTTGTACGGGGTCATGCGCGCACCAGGCGAACCGCGAAGAAGCCGTCGCAGCCGTGGCGCTGCGGCCAGGTGGAAAGCTCGTTCTCGGCGGTCACCAGCACGTGCGCGGGCTCGGGCAGGAACGGCCTCGGATCGTCGATCCGGAACTCCTTGGCCGACTCGAGGAAACGCGACACCACTCCACGGGTCTCCTCGGGGGTGAAGGTGCAGACACTATAGACGAGCGAGCCGCCTTCCTCGACGTAGCGCCCCGCGGACGAGAGGATCTCGAGCGCGCGCTCGGCGCAGCGCGGGATCTCCTCGGGGCGCACACGCCAGCGCGCGTCGGGATTGCGCCGCAGCGTGCCGAGCCCGGAGCAGGGCGCGTCGACGAGGATGCGCCGGTAGAACGACGGGCCCTTCAGGTCGAAGCCCTTCGCCACGTCGCGCTCGAGCGGGCGGACGTTGTGCAGGCCCAGCCGCTGCGCGCTCTTGTAGATCAGCGCCATGCGCGTGCGGTTCTGCTCCA
Above is a window of Deltaproteobacteria bacterium DNA encoding:
- a CDS encoding PAS domain S-box protein, translated to MGEGVGRAPLRVVSYPGDVRISGVPAELVRAGSLAELRGELAKAEPAAIVIDLASGGHGALDVLRERRARGSTVPALLLVQHGDAEAVERARTLRFCTMLASESASSAVLSAALVELLELLPAAPADASRAPAMLFKTDSRGSFTHFTRRFLAYLGLSENAARGLGWTERIHPEDRGVWAATFAAALEEPDAFEVDLRVCTASGVHRWVRISALPGFDAKEELSGFVGSVFEIDDLVEARELARADAAKLETVSGELEEVALAGAHDLQEPLRSIEQLLKLALAGESSDLGLALRQVSHMRDLLRDLVDYAASSAVHLAVEPTELAQAVEWALENLRPAIGECDAEVKIDGLARVNADPIQIARVFQNLVANALRFRSGSRPIICIGAEPRERDVLVYVRDNGIGIPAQHHETIFRVFERLHGGELPGTGVGLAICRRILERHGGRIWVESDPGQGATFYFTLPRG
- a CDS encoding serine protein kinase RIO codes for the protein MSKERIGSRLSGAAFTRGMLADQEKAAVLREFGGQGLITDVLGVIGDGKEATVYCCAADASTGVELLAAKVYRAQKFRAFAHARDYASARVVLDARKGRAMKAPTEKGRRMAHHAWIDWEWETLCALHDAGVSVPSALAASDDAILMEYVGDREGPAPQLRHVELTIEQARAALARLLQDVERMLDLHRVHGDLSAYNVLWWQERPVIIDVPQSVDLHASRDGLPHLLRDVRNLERYFARYGLSADGFAEGAWRRYLRGELGG
- a CDS encoding ribulose-phosphate 3-epimerase, with translation MTPYKIAPSILSADFGRLAEEVRAAERAGADWMHLDVMDGHFVPNLTIGPDVVAAVAKVTKLPVDVHLMVREPDHLLEAFVAAGATALGVHVEACTHLHRTLERIRKLGVRPCVVLNPATPAAAIEPVMGMVDQVLVMTVNPGFGGQKFIASTLPKIREIRKWIDRDRREIDLVVDGGIGPDTIESVALHGARVFVMGAAFFKTADYKSTVDSIRAKLAPY